The following proteins are co-located in the Pedobacter sp. FW305-3-2-15-E-R2A2 genome:
- a CDS encoding DEAD/DEAH box helicase yields MINPFSKLGISDDVVNAVKDLGFENPTPIQEQSIPVLLEGNNDFVGLAQTGTGKTAAFGLPLLELIDFKSNKPQALILCPTRELCLQITSDIKNFSKNISGANVVAVYGGANIMQQLREIRNGVQIVVATPGRMLDIIGRKAIDFTNVKFVVLDEADEMLNMGFQEDINDILSTTPDDKKTWLFSATMPPEVRRIAKNYMDSPVELTMGTKNTGNVNIEHEYYIVRARDKYAALKRIVDFNPEIFAVVFCKTKMDTQDVAEHLIKDGYNADALHGDLSQQQRDKVMQRFRDRNMQLLIATDVAARGIDVNNVTHVVNYSLPDEIESYTHRSGRTGRAGKTGISICIVNSKELGKIRQIERIIGKQFTKASLPTGFDVCEKQLFALVHKVHNVEVNEAQIEQYIPRIMDEFAELSKEEVIKRFASLEFNRFLEYYKNAPDLNSSADDRGERGERGERGERGPRGSDGYTRLFINLGSVDDFTRGDLLSFVCNNGKISGKSIGKIDLKGVYSFFEVEDATVDSLFNNFKGVEFNNRGVRIEKTADGDGGSGGGRSRGGFGGGGGRREGGSYSGGGRSGGGDRRSSGGGRREGGSGGGGFRDFSGRSREDRGGNTGGSGRREGGAGSGDRRRRS; encoded by the coding sequence ATGATAAACCCATTTAGTAAATTGGGGATAAGTGATGACGTTGTTAATGCCGTAAAGGATTTAGGTTTCGAAAATCCAACACCTATTCAGGAGCAAAGTATTCCTGTGCTGTTAGAGGGCAATAACGATTTTGTTGGTTTGGCCCAAACAGGAACAGGAAAAACAGCCGCATTCGGTTTACCTCTGTTAGAATTGATCGATTTTAAAAGCAACAAGCCTCAGGCATTAATTTTATGCCCTACAAGAGAGCTTTGCTTACAGATTACGAGCGACATCAAGAATTTCTCAAAAAACATCTCTGGTGCTAATGTCGTTGCCGTTTACGGTGGCGCAAACATTATGCAGCAATTGCGTGAAATTAGAAACGGTGTACAAATTGTTGTAGCTACACCGGGCCGTATGTTGGACATTATTGGCAGAAAAGCTATTGATTTCACGAATGTGAAATTTGTAGTCTTGGATGAAGCTGATGAGATGTTGAACATGGGTTTCCAGGAAGACATTAACGACATCTTGTCGACTACTCCTGACGACAAAAAAACATGGTTATTCTCCGCTACTATGCCTCCAGAGGTTAGAAGAATAGCTAAAAACTACATGGACTCTCCAGTAGAGTTAACCATGGGTACCAAAAACACAGGTAACGTAAATATCGAGCATGAGTACTATATCGTACGTGCAAGAGATAAATACGCTGCTTTAAAACGTATCGTAGATTTTAACCCTGAAATCTTTGCGGTAGTATTCTGTAAAACCAAAATGGATACACAGGACGTTGCTGAACACTTGATTAAAGATGGTTATAATGCGGATGCTTTACACGGAGATTTATCTCAGCAACAACGTGATAAAGTAATGCAGCGTTTCCGTGACCGCAACATGCAATTATTAATTGCTACAGATGTTGCAGCACGTGGTATTGATGTGAACAACGTAACTCACGTTGTAAATTATTCACTACCTGACGAAATTGAAAGTTATACCCACCGTAGCGGTCGTACCGGCCGTGCAGGTAAAACAGGTATTTCTATTTGTATCGTTAACTCTAAAGAACTTGGAAAAATCCGTCAGATCGAAAGAATCATTGGTAAACAATTTACTAAAGCTTCTTTACCTACAGGTTTTGACGTTTGTGAGAAACAATTGTTTGCTTTGGTTCACAAGGTTCACAATGTAGAAGTTAACGAAGCACAAATTGAGCAATACATCCCTCGTATTATGGATGAGTTTGCTGAATTGAGCAAGGAAGAAGTGATCAAACGTTTTGCATCTTTAGAGTTTAACCGCTTTTTAGAGTATTACAAAAACGCTCCTGATCTTAATTCTTCGGCTGATGATCGCGGTGAAAGAGGAGAACGTGGTGAGCGCGGTGAAAGAGGCCCTAGAGGTAGCGACGGTTACACCCGTTTGTTTATCAACTTAGGTTCGGTAGATGACTTTACAAGAGGTGACTTGTTATCTTTTGTTTGTAACAACGGTAAAATCAGTGGAAAAAGCATTGGTAAAATCGACTTAAAAGGTGTTTATTCATTCTTTGAAGTAGAAGATGCAACTGTAGATTCTCTATTCAATAATTTCAAAGGTGTTGAATTCAATAACCGTGGCGTTAGAATTGAGAAAACTGCTGATGGTGATGGCGGTAGCGGCGGTGGTCGTAGTCGTGGTGGATTCGGTGGCGGTGGTGGCAGACGCGAAGGCGGAAGCTATAGCGGCGGCGGAAGAAGCGGTGGCGGTGACAGAAGAAGCAGCGGTGGCGGCAGACGTGAAGGCGGAAGCGGCGGCGGTGGTTTCAGAGATTTCTCTGGAAGAAGCCGTGAAGATCGTGGTGGAAACACTGGCGGAAGCGGAAGACGCGAAGGCGGAGCCGGAAGTGGCGACAGAAGACGTAGATCTTAA
- the truA gene encoding tRNA pseudouridine(38-40) synthase TruA yields the protein MKPNIQRYFIELSYNGTDYHGWQIQPNAMTVQECLDKALSVYFRQPVVTLGCGRTDAGVHATEFFAHFDLEISEEKPVNAERSIAGINSLLPYQIAVKRVFPVAADAHARFDAIERAYHYHLHFHKDPFKLERSWLFKGELDVEAMNDAAKIILEYTDFSCFSKSNTQTFTNNCKVTEAYFELKDGGLQFTIRADRFLRNMVRAIVGTLIRIGKKEINLVQLREIIESKNRSNAGQSVPACGLYLVNVVYPFVNY from the coding sequence TTGAAACCGAACATACAGCGATATTTTATTGAATTGTCTTATAATGGCACAGATTATCATGGCTGGCAAATACAGCCAAATGCCATGACCGTGCAGGAATGTCTGGATAAGGCATTGTCTGTTTATTTCCGTCAGCCTGTCGTTACGCTGGGTTGCGGGCGGACAGATGCCGGCGTTCATGCTACGGAATTCTTTGCCCATTTTGACCTGGAGATTTCTGAAGAAAAACCAGTTAATGCAGAACGTTCCATTGCCGGGATCAACTCTTTGTTGCCCTACCAGATTGCAGTTAAGCGTGTTTTTCCAGTCGCCGCCGATGCACATGCCCGTTTCGATGCCATAGAAAGGGCTTACCATTACCACCTTCATTTTCATAAAGATCCTTTTAAATTAGAGCGGTCCTGGCTGTTTAAAGGGGAGCTGGATGTGGAAGCCATGAATGACGCAGCTAAAATTATTCTTGAATACACTGATTTTTCCTGCTTCAGTAAATCCAATACCCAAACATTTACCAACAACTGTAAGGTCACCGAAGCTTATTTTGAGCTAAAAGATGGTGGCTTACAATTTACCATCCGTGCAGACCGTTTTCTGAGAAATATGGTGCGCGCCATTGTAGGTACCCTGATTAGGATTGGAAAAAAAGAAATTAACTTAGTACAGCTTAGAGAAATTATTGAAAGTAAAAACCGTAGTAACGCAGGGCAGTCCGTTCCGGCATGTGGTTTATATTTAGTGAATGTTGTTTATCCCTTTGTAAACTATTGA
- a CDS encoding NAD(P)H-dependent glycerol-3-phosphate dehydrogenase codes for MIPKVAMIGGGSWATAIVKMLSDNTTAKEIYWWMRNAEAITHLQKYKHNPNYLSSVEIRIPETHISSDIVSIIEQAEYVILNVPAAFLKETLKDVTPAMLKGKKMISAIKGIVPDENQIIGEFLNQKYGVSLEDIVVISGPCHAEEVALEKLSYLTIASLDLDLATIFANLLSARYIKTNVSDDIFGTEYAAVLKNIYAVASGICHGVGYGDNFQAVLISNAIREIKRFVDAVHPISRDIKESAYLGDLLVTAYSQFSRNRTFGNMIGKGYTVKSAQLEMNMVAEGYYAVKCMHHINKKYKVDMPISRAVYAVLYEQHSPHIEMRLLTEQLN; via the coding sequence ATGATACCTAAAGTTGCAATGATTGGTGGGGGTAGTTGGGCTACTGCTATTGTAAAAATGCTTTCAGACAATACGACTGCAAAAGAGATTTATTGGTGGATGCGTAATGCGGAAGCGATTACACATTTGCAAAAATATAAGCACAATCCAAATTACCTGAGCTCTGTGGAGATCAGAATTCCTGAAACACATATTTCCAGCGATATCGTCAGCATTATTGAGCAGGCTGAATACGTGATTTTAAATGTCCCTGCGGCCTTTTTAAAGGAAACCTTAAAGGATGTTACCCCGGCGATGTTAAAGGGCAAGAAAATGATCTCTGCGATCAAAGGGATTGTGCCCGACGAGAATCAGATCATAGGGGAGTTTCTGAATCAAAAATACGGAGTTTCTTTGGAGGATATCGTCGTGATCAGCGGCCCTTGTCATGCGGAAGAAGTGGCTCTGGAAAAATTGTCTTATCTGACCATTGCCTCTCTGGATTTAGACCTGGCAACTATCTTTGCAAATTTATTGAGCGCCAGATATATCAAGACAAATGTTTCAGACGATATTTTCGGAACGGAGTATGCTGCGGTGTTGAAAAACATTTATGCCGTAGCCAGCGGAATTTGTCATGGGGTAGGGTATGGAGATAACTTTCAAGCGGTTTTAATCTCCAATGCAATTCGCGAAATTAAACGTTTTGTGGATGCGGTACATCCGATTTCCAGGGACATTAAAGAATCAGCTTATCTTGGAGACTTACTTGTTACTGCTTATTCTCAATTTAGCCGGAACCGGACTTTTGGAAATATGATCGGTAAAGGATATACGGTGAAATCAGCGCAACTGGAGATGAATATGGTGGCTGAGGGCTATTATGCGGTGAAATGTATGCACCATATCAATAAGAAATATAAAGTAGATATGCCCATCAGCAGAGCGGTATATGCGGTTCTTTATGAACAACATTCTCCGCATATCGAAATGCGTCTGCTGACAGAACAACTGAACTAA
- a CDS encoding DUF4293 domain-containing protein: protein MIQRVQSIWLLLAGLTILLLMFIPIVSSQSNGSEYWILATGLYQKTNGAVGKTDYFKPLFLNTVCVTMLCIATIFTFKNRTGQKRLIIVAILAMISLGFWIFYYAQNLPGGIAAVKPGIGAFLPVAGILFCALAIRGIRKDEQLLRSADRLR, encoded by the coding sequence ATGATACAAAGAGTACAATCTATCTGGCTTCTACTAGCAGGCCTGACCATATTACTTTTAATGTTTATCCCGATTGTAAGCAGCCAATCTAACGGCTCGGAATACTGGATTTTGGCAACAGGTTTATACCAGAAAACAAACGGAGCAGTTGGAAAAACTGATTATTTCAAACCGTTATTTCTAAATACAGTATGTGTAACCATGCTTTGTATTGCTACTATATTTACTTTTAAAAACAGGACGGGGCAGAAACGTCTGATTATTGTAGCCATCCTCGCGATGATTTCTCTTGGCTTCTGGATCTTCTATTACGCGCAAAATCTTCCGGGTGGAATTGCTGCGGTAAAACCGGGTATAGGTGCTTTTTTACCCGTTGCAGGCATCTTGTTTTGTGCTTTGGCTATCCGTGGAATTCGTAAAGACGAGCAGTTATTGAGGTCGGCAGATCGACTCAGATAA
- a CDS encoding efflux RND transporter periplasmic adaptor subunit, whose amino-acid sequence MKLKPILITLGVVIALLVVAKLTGLIGGEKIEKVTIDKAADRKVIETVTASGKVQPETEVKLSSEVSGEVTELLVKEGDVVKKGQLLIKVRPDVLKSGYDRAVASYSSQKAGVASALQMMKQSEGNFVNAEATYKRNVELVGKKVISASEFDAAKAAFLTAKTNVAKSKEDYVAAKFQLEQFGANVQEANANLAKATIYAPVDGVISKLSVELGDRILGTAQMAGTEIMRISNLTTMEVNVDVNENDINRVNVGDSAKIEVDAFADKKFKGVVTEIASSSKDIGSVTTSVDQVTNFVVKVRIIADSYQGVKGGAKDLPSPFRPGLSATVDIESESVKGLAIPIQSVFTSDKNKDAKTAGNDENADKQKTKLADKTVKQYVYVFNAGTVKQVEVTTGIQNDQFIIIKSGLKAGQEVVSGPYSAIQNKLKDGMKVEKTTKDQLFVNPDKK is encoded by the coding sequence TGAAACTAAAACCCATATTAATTACATTAGGCGTAGTCATTGCTTTACTGGTTGTAGCAAAGCTTACGGGCCTTATCGGTGGTGAAAAAATTGAAAAAGTGACCATTGATAAAGCTGCAGACAGAAAAGTAATAGAAACGGTTACTGCCAGTGGAAAGGTACAACCGGAAACAGAAGTGAAATTAAGCTCTGAGGTTTCCGGAGAGGTGACTGAACTTTTAGTAAAAGAAGGCGATGTGGTTAAAAAAGGCCAGTTGCTGATCAAAGTTCGTCCTGATGTATTAAAGTCGGGTTATGACAGGGCAGTGGCCTCCTATAGCTCTCAGAAAGCAGGAGTGGCTTCTGCTTTGCAAATGATGAAACAAAGTGAAGGAAACTTCGTAAATGCAGAAGCAACTTACAAACGTAATGTGGAGTTAGTTGGTAAAAAGGTGATCTCTGCATCAGAGTTTGATGCTGCAAAAGCGGCCTTCTTAACTGCGAAAACCAATGTCGCTAAATCTAAAGAAGATTATGTGGCTGCCAAGTTCCAGCTGGAGCAATTTGGAGCCAATGTACAAGAGGCAAATGCCAACTTGGCTAAAGCAACGATTTATGCGCCGGTAGATGGGGTAATCTCTAAATTGTCTGTAGAGCTTGGTGACCGTATCCTGGGTACGGCACAGATGGCAGGAACAGAGATCATGAGGATTTCCAACCTGACTACCATGGAAGTAAACGTAGACGTAAACGAGAACGACATCAACAGGGTAAATGTTGGTGATAGTGCGAAAATCGAAGTAGATGCTTTTGCTGATAAAAAATTCAAAGGAGTGGTTACTGAAATCGCAAGTTCTTCCAAAGACATCGGTTCAGTAACGACCTCAGTAGATCAGGTAACGAACTTCGTGGTTAAAGTAAGGATCATTGCAGATTCTTATCAAGGAGTTAAAGGTGGTGCAAAAGACCTTCCTTCTCCTTTCAGACCAGGTTTATCGGCAACAGTGGATATCGAGAGCGAATCGGTAAAAGGATTGGCCATTCCAATTCAGTCGGTATTTACCAGCGATAAAAATAAAGATGCTAAAACTGCAGGTAATGATGAGAATGCAGATAAACAGAAAACAAAGCTGGCCGACAAAACGGTGAAGCAATATGTGTATGTTTTCAATGCAGGAACAGTTAAACAGGTAGAAGTAACTACAGGAATTCAGAACGATCAGTTTATCATCATTAAAAGCGGCCTTAAAGCTGGACAGGAAGTGGTATCCGGACCTTACTCTGCGATTCAGAACAAACTGAAAGATGGAATGAAAGTAGAGAAAACAACTAAAGATCAATTGTTTGTCAATCCTGATAAAAAGTAA
- a CDS encoding ABC transporter ATP-binding protein: MSKITGDALNVGLLRRVFQYVKPYRRIFIWAIVLTILLALIAPVRPFLIQYTLDNYIMKDQHGGLLQMTIVMLILLVLQAGIQFSHTLLTNTLGQSAIRDLRINVFNHITKLRLKYFDNTPIGQLITRTVSDLETIAEIFSEGLIVIIGDILMVIVIIGVMIYRDWALTFVVLLPMPLLMLATSVFQKAIKSAFQEIRTEVSNLNTYLQEHISGVSIIQYFAREQQEYKKFIKINARYRDANIRSNWYYSIFFPVVEIISAMSLGLLVWYGSRSILAKPLDVTPGTIAEFILYIGMLFRPIRELADKFNTLQMGMVGAERVFKVLDTDEVTEDKGTFAPEKMAGSISFDKVWFAYNEENYVLKDISFEVQAGKTIALVGATGAGKSSTINILNRFYEIQKGEIKVDGVKIQDYQLNYLRRNIATVLQDVFLFSDTIFNNVTLNNPDITMEEVVDAAKKVGAHDFIERLPGGYQYNVMERGATLSAGQAQLISFIRALVYNPSILVLDEATSSVDTETEMLIQRAIENLMKGRTSIVIAHRLSTIQKADKILVLDKGEIKEMGTHQELLKLDGYYKRLYDLQFNSGGIVSA, from the coding sequence ATGTCTAAAATAACTGGTGATGCGTTGAATGTTGGCTTATTGAGAAGAGTTTTTCAATATGTAAAACCTTACCGCAGGATCTTTATCTGGGCAATCGTGTTGACCATATTACTCGCTTTAATTGCACCCGTACGGCCTTTCCTGATCCAATATACCCTGGATAATTACATCATGAAAGACCAGCACGGAGGCTTGTTACAGATGACCATCGTGATGCTGATCCTGCTCGTGCTGCAGGCGGGAATTCAGTTTAGTCATACCCTGCTGACAAATACGCTTGGGCAATCGGCTATCCGGGACCTGAGGATCAATGTTTTTAACCACATTACCAAGCTCAGACTAAAATATTTTGACAATACACCTATCGGGCAGCTGATTACCCGGACAGTTTCCGATCTGGAAACGATAGCAGAAATTTTTTCCGAGGGCTTGATTGTCATCATTGGTGATATTCTGATGGTGATTGTGATTATCGGAGTGATGATCTACCGGGATTGGGCATTGACCTTTGTCGTATTATTGCCTATGCCTTTGTTAATGCTGGCGACTTCCGTTTTTCAGAAGGCCATTAAATCAGCATTTCAGGAAATCAGAACAGAGGTTTCTAATCTGAATACTTATCTGCAGGAACACATCTCCGGAGTTTCTATTATCCAATATTTTGCGAGGGAACAGCAGGAGTATAAAAAGTTTATAAAGATCAATGCACGTTACAGAGATGCAAATATCCGTTCTAACTGGTATTATTCCATCTTTTTTCCGGTAGTAGAGATCATTTCGGCGATGTCATTAGGCTTGCTGGTATGGTATGGCTCGAGAAGTATCCTTGCTAAGCCACTCGACGTAACTCCGGGGACAATCGCTGAATTTATTCTATATATCGGAATGCTTTTCCGCCCGATCAGGGAACTTGCTGATAAGTTCAATACCCTTCAGATGGGGATGGTAGGAGCAGAACGGGTGTTTAAGGTTTTAGATACCGACGAGGTGACAGAAGATAAAGGAACCTTTGCTCCTGAAAAGATGGCAGGTTCGATTTCATTTGATAAGGTCTGGTTTGCTTATAATGAAGAAAATTATGTATTGAAAGACATTTCTTTTGAAGTGCAGGCTGGAAAGACGATTGCTTTGGTAGGTGCTACCGGTGCAGGTAAGTCTTCTACGATTAATATCCTGAATAGGTTCTATGAGATACAGAAGGGGGAGATCAAGGTGGATGGCGTTAAAATCCAGGATTATCAGCTAAACTACCTGAGGCGCAATATTGCGACAGTTTTACAAGATGTCTTCCTGTTTTCAGATACGATATTTAACAATGTCACTTTAAATAATCCAGACATTACCATGGAAGAAGTGGTGGATGCAGCGAAAAAAGTTGGCGCCCACGATTTTATCGAAAGACTGCCTGGCGGTTATCAATATAATGTAATGGAACGTGGTGCAACACTTTCGGCAGGACAGGCGCAATTGATTTCCTTTATCCGGGCATTGGTCTATAATCCGTCGATTCTGGTATTGGATGAGGCCACCTCTTCAGTAGATACCGAAACAGAAATGCTGATCCAACGGGCCATAGAGAACCTGATGAAAGGTAGAACTTCCATCGTTATTGCACATCGCTTGTCTACGATCCAGAAAGCAGATAAAATATTGGTTCTGGATAAAGGGGAGATCAAAGAAA